In one Pseudomonas sp. SG20056 genomic region, the following are encoded:
- the rimP gene encoding ribosome maturation factor RimP: MSSKLEQLQALVAPVVEALGYQCWGVEFLSQGRHSLLRIYIDKQPDGVLIEDCEIVSRQISGVLDVEDPISAEYTLEVSSPGMDRPLFTLEQFASHAGEQVKIKLRSPFEGRRNFQGLLRGVEEQDVVVQVDDHEFLLPIDMIDKANIIPRFD; the protein is encoded by the coding sequence GTGTCGAGCAAGCTAGAACAGTTGCAGGCCTTGGTGGCCCCGGTAGTCGAGGCTCTTGGCTACCAATGTTGGGGTGTCGAGTTCCTGTCACAAGGGCGGCATTCTCTGCTGCGAATTTATATTGATAAACAGCCTGACGGCGTGTTGATCGAGGACTGTGAAATTGTCAGTCGGCAGATCAGTGGCGTGCTCGATGTCGAGGACCCGATCAGTGCCGAGTACACCCTTGAGGTGTCCTCGCCAGGTATGGATCGGCCTCTGTTCACCCTTGAACAGTTCGCCAGCCATGCCGGTGAGCAAGTAAAGATCAAGCTGCGTTCGCCTTTTGAAGGTCGACGCAACTTCCAGGGCCTTCTGCGCGGTGTGGAAGAGCAGGACGTGGTAGTGCAGGTGGATGACCATGAATTCCTGTTGCCGATCGACATGATCGACAAGGCCAACATTATCCCCAGGTTTGATTGA
- the nusA gene encoding transcription termination factor NusA, with the protein MSKEVLLVVESVSNEKGVPASVIFEALELALATATKKRFEDEVELRVAINRQTGNYETFRCWTVVEESDFDDPAHQVTTDMPRAVEANAKVGDVLEEKIESIEFGRIAAQTAKQVIVQKVREAERAQVVEAYRERLGEIISGTVKKVTRDSVIVDLGNNAEAMLAREDIISRETFRVGVRLRALLKEIRTENRGPQLILSRTAPEMLIELFRIEVPEIAEELIEVMGASRDPGSRAKLAVRSKDKRIDPQGACIGMRGSRVQAVSGELAGERVDIVLWDDNPAQFVINAMSPAEVAAIIVDEDAHAMDIAVGADNLAQAIGRGGQNVRLASQLTGWTLNVMTEADIQAKQQAETGDILQRFIDELEVDEELAQVLVEEGFTSLEEIAYVPMEEMLSIDGFDEDIVNELRARAKDRLLTKAIANEEKLADAHPAEDLLSLEGMDKALAHELAVRGVVNREDLAEQSIDDLLDIDGIDAERAGKLIMAARAHWFE; encoded by the coding sequence ATGAGCAAAGAAGTACTGCTGGTTGTTGAGTCGGTATCCAACGAAAAGGGCGTACCGGCTAGCGTAATTTTTGAGGCGCTGGAGCTGGCTTTGGCCACAGCGACCAAGAAGCGTTTTGAAGACGAAGTAGAGTTGCGTGTGGCGATCAATCGTCAGACCGGCAACTACGAAACATTCCGCTGCTGGACGGTGGTGGAAGAAAGTGACTTTGATGATCCTGCACACCAGGTCACTACTGACATGCCGCGTGCAGTCGAGGCCAACGCCAAAGTTGGTGACGTGCTGGAAGAGAAGATCGAATCCATCGAATTTGGTCGTATTGCCGCGCAAACCGCCAAGCAAGTGATTGTGCAGAAAGTCCGCGAAGCTGAGCGTGCTCAGGTGGTTGAGGCTTATCGCGAGCGCCTTGGCGAAATCATCTCCGGCACCGTGAAGAAAGTTACTCGTGACAGCGTCATCGTTGACCTGGGTAACAATGCTGAAGCAATGCTGGCTCGTGAAGACATCATCTCTCGCGAAACCTTCCGCGTCGGTGTGCGTCTGCGCGCACTGCTCAAGGAAATCCGTACCGAGAACCGCGGCCCGCAGCTGATCCTCTCGCGTACCGCGCCAGAAATGCTCATCGAGCTGTTCCGCATCGAAGTGCCGGAAATCGCCGAAGAGCTGATCGAAGTCATGGGTGCGTCCCGTGATCCGGGTTCGCGCGCAAAGTTGGCGGTGCGTTCCAAAGACAAGCGCATCGACCCGCAAGGTGCCTGTATCGGCATGCGCGGTTCGCGCGTGCAGGCGGTTTCCGGCGAATTGGCGGGCGAGCGTGTGGACATCGTGCTGTGGGATGACAATCCCGCGCAGTTCGTGATCAACGCCATGTCGCCGGCCGAAGTTGCAGCCATCATCGTCGACGAAGATGCCCATGCCATGGACATCGCCGTCGGCGCAGACAACCTTGCTCAGGCCATTGGCCGTGGTGGTCAAAACGTACGTTTGGCCAGTCAGTTGACTGGCTGGACCCTGAACGTGATGACCGAAGCGGACATCCAGGCCAAGCAGCAAGCAGAAACAGGCGACATCCTGCAGCGCTTTATTGACGAGTTGGAAGTCGACGAAGAGCTGGCCCAGGTGTTGGTCGAAGAGGGCTTCACCAGCCTTGAAGAGATTGCCTACGTACCGATGGAAGAGATGCTCAGCATCGATGGTTTTGACGAGGATATCGTCAACGAGCTCCGCGCCCGTGCCAAAGATCGCTTGCTGACCAAAGCCATCGCCAACGAGGAAAAGCTGGCAGATGCCCACCCAGCCGAAGACTTGCTCTCGCTTGAGGGGATGGATAAGGCGCTTGCGCATGAACTGGCAGTGCGCGGCGTTGTTAACCGCGAAGACCTGGCCGAGCAGTCTATTGATGACCTGCTCGACATCGACGGTATCGACGCTGAGCGAGCCGGCAAGTTGATCATGGCCGCCCGAGCCCATTGGTTCGAGTAA
- the infB gene encoding translation initiation factor IF-2 codes for MTQVTVKELAQVVNTPVERLLQQMSEAGLPHKSAEQAVTDSEKQALLAHLKSSHGDSKTEEPRKITLQRKTTSTLRVAGSKTISVEVRKKKTFVKRSAEEIEAEKQRELAEQRAVAEAAKAKADEEAKRRAAEEAQRPAPAAEAVVEAAPAVAAELPVVAAPVVEERKKDEPRRPDKARNDDADRRGGERKTTQHRPTVKEKAPAPRVAPRTIDEESDSFRRGGRGKAKLKKRNAHGFQSPTGPIVREVKIGETITVGDLAQQMSVKAAEIIKFMFKLGTPATINQVLDQETAQLVAEELGHKVILVSDTALEDSLAESLKFEGETFARAPVVTVMGHVDHGKTSLLDYIRRAKVAAGEAGGITQHIGAYHVETERGMVTFLDTPGHAAFTAMRARGAKATDIVILVVAADDGVMPQTIEAVQHAQAAGVPLVVAVNKIDKPGADLDRIRSELSVHGVTSEEWGGDTPFVPVSAKVGTGVDELLEAVLLQAEILELKATPSAPGRGVVVESRLDKGRGPVATVLVQDGTLRQGDMVLIGSNYGRIRAMLDENGKPIKEAGPSIPVEILGLDGTPDAGDDMSVLADEKKAREVALFRQGKFREVKLARAHAGKLENIFENMGQEEKKTLNIVLKSDVRGSLEALQGSLSGLGNDEVQVRVVGGGVGGITESDANLALASNAVLFGFNVRADAGARKIVEQEGLDMRYYNVIYDIIEDVKKALTGMLGSDVRENILGIAEVRDVFRSPKFGAIAGCMVVEGTVFRNRPIRVLRDDVVIFEGELESLRRFKDDASEVRNGMECGIGVKSYNDVKVGDKIEVFEKVQVARSL; via the coding sequence ATGACGCAAGTCACGGTTAAAGAACTGGCCCAAGTGGTCAATACGCCGGTTGAACGCCTGCTGCAGCAAATGAGTGAGGCAGGTTTGCCGCACAAGAGTGCTGAGCAAGCAGTGACTGACAGTGAGAAGCAGGCCCTGTTGGCCCACCTCAAGAGCAGTCACGGCGACAGCAAAACAGAAGAGCCGCGCAAGATTACCTTGCAGCGCAAAACTACCAGCACCCTGCGAGTTGCCGGTAGCAAGACCATCAGCGTTGAAGTGCGCAAGAAGAAAACCTTCGTCAAGCGCAGCGCTGAAGAAATCGAAGCTGAAAAGCAGCGTGAGCTGGCTGAACAACGCGCTGTAGCTGAAGCGGCCAAGGCAAAGGCTGACGAAGAAGCCAAGCGCCGCGCCGCAGAAGAAGCGCAGCGTCCTGCGCCTGCTGCTGAAGCGGTAGTTGAAGCAGCTCCAGCTGTAGCGGCTGAGTTGCCGGTAGTGGCTGCTCCTGTGGTTGAAGAGCGCAAGAAGGACGAGCCGCGTCGTCCGGACAAAGCGCGTAATGATGATGCCGATCGCCGTGGTGGTGAGCGCAAGACCACTCAGCATCGTCCGACCGTCAAGGAAAAGGCTCCAGCACCACGTGTTGCGCCGCGCACCATCGACGAAGAAAGCGACAGCTTCCGTCGTGGCGGTCGTGGCAAGGCCAAGCTGAAGAAGCGTAATGCTCACGGCTTCCAGAGCCCAACAGGTCCGATCGTGCGTGAAGTGAAGATCGGCGAGACCATCACTGTGGGCGATCTGGCTCAGCAGATGTCGGTCAAAGCCGCTGAAATCATCAAGTTCATGTTCAAGCTGGGCACTCCCGCGACTATCAACCAGGTGCTGGATCAGGAAACTGCTCAGCTGGTTGCTGAGGAACTGGGCCACAAGGTCATCCTGGTCAGCGATACGGCTCTGGAAGACTCCCTGGCGGAGTCGCTGAAGTTCGAAGGCGAGACCTTTGCTCGTGCGCCGGTTGTTACCGTAATGGGTCACGTTGACCACGGTAAGACCTCGCTGCTCGACTACATTCGTCGCGCCAAGGTGGCGGCTGGCGAAGCTGGTGGTATCACCCAGCACATCGGTGCCTACCACGTAGAGACCGAGCGCGGCATGGTCACCTTCCTCGACACCCCTGGTCACGCCGCGTTTACCGCCATGCGTGCCCGTGGTGCCAAGGCGACCGATATCGTGATTCTGGTGGTTGCAGCGGACGACGGCGTGATGCCGCAGACCATTGAAGCCGTTCAGCATGCACAGGCAGCTGGCGTGCCGCTGGTGGTCGCAGTGAACAAGATCGACAAGCCGGGCGCTGACCTTGATCGCATTCGTAGCGAGCTGTCGGTGCACGGTGTGACCTCGGAAGAGTGGGGCGGTGATACTCCGTTCGTTCCTGTGTCGGCGAAAGTCGGTACCGGTGTCGACGAACTGCTCGAAGCCGTACTGCTGCAAGCCGAGATCCTCGAGCTGAAAGCCACTCCGTCGGCCCCGGGCCGTGGTGTTGTGGTTGAATCGCGTCTGGATAAAGGCCGCGGTCCGGTTGCGACCGTACTGGTTCAGGACGGTACTCTGCGCCAAGGCGACATGGTGCTGATCGGCTCCAACTACGGCCGTATCCGCGCCATGCTCGACGAGAACGGCAAGCCGATCAAAGAAGCGGGCCCGTCGATTCCAGTCGAGATTCTCGGTTTGGACGGCACTCCGGATGCTGGCGATGACATGAGTGTGCTGGCTGACGAGAAGAAGGCCCGTGAAGTTGCACTGTTCCGTCAAGGCAAGTTCCGCGAAGTGAAACTGGCCCGTGCTCACGCCGGCAAGCTGGAAAACATCTTCGAGAACATGGGCCAGGAAGAGAAGAAGACGCTTAACATCGTCCTCAAATCCGACGTCCGTGGTTCGTTGGAAGCACTGCAAGGCTCGCTCAGCGGCCTGGGTAACGATGAAGTGCAGGTGCGTGTGGTCGGTGGCGGCGTCGGTGGTATCACCGAGTCCGATGCCAACCTGGCACTGGCCTCCAACGCTGTACTGTTCGGCTTCAACGTGCGTGCTGATGCCGGTGCGCGCAAGATCGTCGAGCAGGAAGGTCTGGATATGCGTTACTACAACGTGATCTACGACATCATCGAAGACGTTAAGAAAGCCCTGACCGGCATGCTCGGCAGCGATGTTCGCGAGAACATCCTGGGTATTGCCGAAGTGCGTGACGTGTTCCGCTCGCCGAAATTCGGTGCGATTGCCGGTTGTATGGTGGTCGAGGGTACGGTCTTCCGTAACCGTCCGATCCGCGTACTGCGTGACGACGTGGTGATCTTCGAAGGCGAGCTGGAATCCCTGCGTCGCTTCAAAGACGATGCCTCCGAAGTGCGTAATGGCATGGAGTGCGGTATCGGCGTGAAGAGCTACAACGACGTCAAGGTCGGCGACAAGATCGAAGTGTTCGAGAAAGTCCAAGTGGCTCGTAGCCTGTAA
- the rbfA gene encoding 30S ribosome-binding factor RbfA, translating into MAKEFSRAQRIGDQIQRELAQLIRLEIKDPRLGGLVTITAVEVSRDSSHAKVFVTIMGGEPEEGVDPVVQSLKVLNDASGFLRMQLGKAMKLRSVPNLRFHYDESVIRGAQLSALIERAVSEDRQHADEPEAKE; encoded by the coding sequence ATGGCCAAAGAATTTAGCCGGGCCCAGCGCATCGGCGACCAGATACAGCGCGAACTGGCGCAGTTGATCCGCCTGGAAATCAAAGATCCGCGTCTTGGTGGCTTGGTAACCATCACGGCGGTAGAAGTCAGCCGCGATTCCAGTCATGCCAAGGTGTTCGTCACCATCATGGGTGGCGAGCCTGAAGAAGGTGTTGATCCAGTCGTGCAGAGCCTTAAGGTGCTCAACGATGCCAGCGGCTTCCTGCGCATGCAGTTGGGTAAGGCAATGAAGCTGCGCAGCGTGCCGAACCTGCGTTTCCATTACGACGAAAGCGTGATTCGCGGTGCGCAGCTGTCGGCACTGATCGAGCGTGCAGTCAGCGAAGACCGTCAGCACGCTGATGAACCCGAGGCCAAGGAGTAA
- the truB gene encoding tRNA pseudouridine(55) synthase TruB, which yields MAQVKRIRRAVDGIILLDKPKGFSSNAALQKVRWLLNAEKAGHTGSLDPLATGVLPLCFGEATKFSQYLLDADKGYETLMQLGVTTTTADAEGEVLERRPVTVGRADIEAVLPGFRGEISQIPPMYSALKRDGQPLYKLARAGEVVEREPRSVTIARLELLGCEAEQARLAVDCSKGTYIRTLVEDIGHLLGCGAHVAELRRTKAGPFDLSRTVTLEELERVHAEGGNEAVDQFLQPVDSGLEHWPLLQFSEHSSFYWLQGQPVRAPEAPKFGMVRVQDHNGRFIGIGEVSEDGRIAPRRLIRSA from the coding sequence GTGGCCCAGGTCAAACGTATTCGTCGTGCCGTTGATGGCATCATCCTGCTGGATAAGCCCAAAGGCTTTAGCTCCAATGCTGCGCTGCAGAAGGTACGCTGGTTGCTGAATGCCGAGAAGGCTGGGCACACCGGTAGTCTCGATCCCCTGGCCACCGGCGTATTGCCGCTGTGCTTCGGCGAGGCAACCAAGTTCTCCCAGTACCTGCTGGATGCCGACAAAGGCTACGAAACCCTGATGCAGCTGGGGGTCACCACCACCACGGCTGATGCCGAAGGTGAAGTGTTGGAGCGTCGCCCAGTGACCGTTGGTCGCGCCGATATCGAGGCTGTTCTGCCCGGTTTTCGTGGTGAAATCAGTCAGATACCGCCGATGTACTCGGCGCTCAAGCGTGATGGGCAGCCACTCTATAAGCTGGCTCGTGCAGGTGAAGTAGTGGAGCGCGAGCCGCGTTCTGTTACTATTGCGCGCCTGGAATTACTGGGCTGCGAGGCGGAGCAAGCGCGCCTGGCGGTCGATTGCAGCAAAGGCACCTATATTCGCACCTTGGTCGAAGACATCGGCCATCTGCTGGGTTGTGGTGCGCACGTTGCAGAGCTGCGTAGAACCAAAGCCGGCCCCTTCGATTTGAGCCGTACCGTAACGCTCGAAGAGCTGGAGCGGGTGCACGCTGAAGGTGGCAACGAAGCGGTTGATCAGTTCCTGCAACCGGTCGACAGCGGTTTGGAACACTGGCCGTTGCTGCAGTTCTCCGAGCACAGTTCGTTTTACTGGCTGCAAGGGCAGCCGGTACGTGCCCCGGAAGCGCCGAAGTTCGGCATGGTTCGGGTGCAAGATCACAACGGTCGTTTTATCGGTATCGGTGAAGTGAGCGAAGACGGGCGCATTGCGCCGCGTCGTTTGATTCGGTCAGCATGA
- the rpsO gene encoding 30S ribosomal protein S15 — MALSVEEKAQIVTDYQQAAGDTGSPEVQVALLSANINKLQGHFKANGKDHHSRRGLIRMVNQRRKLLDYLKGKDTSRYSALIGRLGLRR; from the coding sequence ATGGCACTCAGCGTTGAAGAAAAAGCCCAAATCGTAACTGACTACCAGCAAGCTGCTGGCGACACCGGTAGCCCGGAAGTGCAAGTTGCACTGCTGTCCGCCAACATCAACAAGCTGCAAGGCCACTTCAAGGCCAACGGTAAAGATCACCACAGCCGTCGTGGTCTGATCCGTATGGTTAACCAGCGTCGTAAGCTGCTGGATTACCTGAAGGGTAAGGACACCAGTCGTTACAGCGCCCTGATCGGTCGCCTGGGTCTGCGTCGCTAA
- the pnp gene encoding polyribonucleotide nucleotidyltransferase produces the protein MNPVIKKFQFGQSTVTLETGRIARQASGAVLVTVDDDVAVLVAVTGAKTADPSKGFFPLSVHYQEKTYAAGKIPGGFFKREARPSEKETLTSRLIDRPIRPLFPEGFQNEVQVICTVISTSKKTDPDIAAMIGTSAALAISGIPFNGPIGAARVAFHPETGYLLNPTYEQLKASSLDMVVAGTKDAVLMVESEAKELTEDQMLGAVLFAHDEFQVVINAVAELAAEAAKPTWDWQPKAENTALLNAIRSEFGEEISKAYTIIIKQDRYARLGELKDQVVAKFSGEEGQPSAGEVKDAFGEIEYRTVRENIVNGKPRIDGRDTRTVRGLNIEVGVLDKTHGSALFTRGETQALVVATLGTARDAQLLDTLEGEKKDPFMLHYNFPPYSVGECGRMGATGRREIGHGRLARRSVQAMLPAADVFPYTIRVVSEITESNGSSSMASVCGASLALMDAGVPMKAPVAGIAMGLVKEGEKFAVLTDILGDEDHLGDMDFKVAGTANGVTALQMDIKIQGITEEIMEIALGQALEARLNILGQMNQVIAQSRTELSANAPTMIAMKIDQDKIRDVIGKGGATIRAICEETKASIDIEDDGSIKIFGETKEAAEAARQRVLGITAEAEIGKIYVGKVERIVDFGAFVNILPGKDGLVHISMLSDARVEKVTDILKEGQEVEVLVLDVDNRGRIKLSIKDVAAAKASGV, from the coding sequence GTGAACCCGGTAATCAAGAAGTTCCAGTTCGGTCAATCGACCGTTACCCTCGAGACAGGCCGTATCGCCCGTCAAGCCTCCGGCGCAGTGCTGGTCACCGTTGACGACGACGTCGCTGTACTGGTCGCCGTAACCGGCGCCAAGACTGCTGACCCAAGCAAAGGCTTTTTCCCGCTGTCCGTGCACTACCAGGAAAAAACCTACGCTGCCGGCAAGATCCCAGGCGGTTTCTTCAAGCGTGAGGCCCGTCCTTCCGAGAAAGAAACCCTGACCTCGCGTCTGATCGACCGTCCGATCCGTCCGCTGTTCCCAGAAGGTTTCCAGAACGAAGTGCAGGTCATCTGCACCGTGATCTCCACCAGCAAGAAAACTGATCCGGACATCGCTGCGATGATCGGTACCTCGGCTGCGCTGGCCATCTCCGGCATCCCGTTCAACGGCCCGATCGGTGCCGCACGCGTCGCTTTCCACCCGGAAACCGGCTACCTGCTGAACCCGACTTACGAGCAACTCAAGGCCTCGAGCCTGGACATGGTCGTTGCCGGCACCAAAGACGCCGTGCTGATGGTTGAATCGGAAGCGAAAGAGCTGACCGAAGACCAGATGCTGGGCGCCGTACTGTTTGCCCACGACGAATTCCAGGTGGTTATCAACGCTGTTGCCGAACTGGCTGCTGAAGCCGCCAAGCCGACTTGGGACTGGCAGCCGAAAGCGGAAAACACTGCGCTGCTCAATGCTATCCGCAGTGAGTTTGGTGAAGAAATCTCCAAGGCCTACACCATCATCATCAAGCAGGACCGCTACGCGCGTCTGGGCGAGCTGAAAGACCAGGTGGTTGCCAAGTTCTCCGGCGAAGAAGGCCAGCCTTCTGCTGGTGAAGTCAAAGATGCCTTCGGCGAAATCGAATACCGCACCGTGCGCGAGAACATCGTTAACGGCAAGCCGCGTATCGATGGCCGTGACACCCGCACTGTGCGTGGCCTGAACATCGAAGTGGGTGTTCTGGACAAGACCCACGGTTCGGCGCTGTTCACCCGTGGCGAAACCCAGGCTTTGGTGGTTGCCACCCTCGGTACCGCGCGCGACGCACAGCTGCTCGACACCCTGGAAGGCGAGAAGAAAGACCCCTTCATGCTGCACTACAACTTCCCGCCTTACTCGGTCGGTGAGTGTGGTCGCATGGGCGCTACCGGTCGCCGCGAAATCGGTCACGGCCGTCTGGCCCGTCGTTCGGTCCAGGCCATGTTGCCGGCTGCTGACGTGTTCCCGTACACCATTCGTGTGGTTTCGGAAATCACCGAGTCCAACGGTTCCAGCTCCATGGCATCCGTCTGCGGTGCTTCCCTGGCGCTGATGGACGCCGGTGTACCGATGAAGGCGCCGGTTGCCGGTATCGCCATGGGTCTGGTTAAGGAAGGCGAGAAATTTGCCGTTCTGACCGACATCCTCGGCGACGAAGATCACCTGGGCGACATGGACTTCAAAGTAGCCGGTACCGCTAATGGCGTTACTGCGCTGCAGATGGACATCAAGATCCAGGGCATCACCGAAGAAATCATGGAAATCGCTCTGGGCCAGGCCCTGGAAGCGCGCCTGAACATCCTCGGCCAGATGAACCAGGTCATTGCCCAGTCGCGTACCGAGCTGTCGGCTAACGCGCCGACCATGATCGCCATGAAGATCGACCAGGACAAGATTCGCGATGTGATCGGCAAAGGTGGTGCAACCATCCGCGCGATCTGCGAAGAAACCAAGGCGTCGATCGACATCGAAGACGACGGTTCGATCAAGATCTTCGGCGAAACCAAGGAAGCTGCAGAAGCGGCGCGTCAGCGCGTACTGGGTATCACCGCAGAAGCCGAGATCGGCAAGATCTACGTCGGTAAGGTTGAGCGCATCGTCGACTTCGGTGCCTTCGTCAACATCCTGCCGGGCAAAGACGGTCTGGTGCATATCTCCATGCTGAGCGATGCTCGCGTTGAGAAAGTGACTGACATTCTGAAAGAAGGTCAGGAAGTTGAAGTACTGGTGCTGGACGTGGACAACCGCGGCCGTATCAAGCTGTCGATCAAGGATGTAGCTGCTGCCAAGGCTTCGGGCGTTTAA
- a CDS encoding BON domain-containing protein: MKKPIKHFAVTAMTATALGLLLAGPVMAADAPTVQPTLLAASETMDKAEDAVSDTWITSKVKSTFLADSSLSGIDIKVETNKGVVTLSGVVASSAERDLAIAKAGEIKGVSAVSAEALKIAQ; encoded by the coding sequence ATGAAAAAGCCAATCAAGCATTTCGCAGTAACCGCCATGACCGCTACCGCGCTGGGTCTGTTGCTCGCCGGGCCGGTTATGGCAGCGGACGCCCCGACCGTGCAGCCAACCCTGCTGGCCGCCAGTGAGACGATGGATAAAGCAGAAGATGCGGTTTCCGACACCTGGATCACCAGTAAGGTGAAGTCGACTTTTCTGGCCGACAGCAGCTTGAGCGGTATCGACATCAAGGTCGAAACCAATAAGGGCGTTGTTACGCTTTCCGGGGTTGTTGCCAGCTCCGCCGAACGTGATCTGGCCATTGCCAAGGCCGGCGAGATCAAAGGTGTGAGCGCTGTATCCGCCGAAGCGCTGAAAATCGCTCAGTAA
- a CDS encoding CsbD family protein, whose translation MNADVIKGKWKQINGRIKERWGNLTDDDLDVAEGHSEYLAGKLQERYGWTKEKAQDELRDFSSKL comes from the coding sequence ATGAATGCTGACGTAATCAAAGGCAAGTGGAAGCAAATCAATGGTCGCATCAAGGAGCGTTGGGGCAACCTGACCGATGATGACCTGGACGTCGCTGAAGGCCATAGCGAGTACCTGGCCGGCAAGCTGCAAGAGCGTTACGGCTGGACCAAGGAAAAGGCTCAGGATGAGCTGCGCGATTTCAGCAGCAAGCTGTAA
- a CDS encoding DUF2845 domain-containing protein, producing MQRIALSLTLLALATSAQASTLRCEKGIASTGDRTTEVASKCGEPIARDMLGYTLDAHGNNEFLVEEWVYGPRNGMNYYLRFEGGRLKSVESKRGS from the coding sequence ATGCAACGGATAGCACTCAGCCTGACCCTGCTCGCGCTGGCAACCAGCGCCCAGGCCAGCACCCTGCGCTGTGAGAAGGGCATCGCCAGCACCGGCGACCGCACCACAGAGGTCGCCAGCAAATGTGGCGAACCGATTGCCCGCGACATGCTCGGCTACACCCTGGATGCCCACGGCAATAACGAGTTCCTCGTCGAGGAGTGGGTCTATGGCCCGCGTAACGGCATGAACTACTACCTGCGCTTCGAAGGCGGCCGCCTGAAGAGCGTGGAAAGTAAACGCGGCAGCTAA
- a CDS encoding DUF2845 domain-containing protein, whose product MKALISALLLLVPFCAQASSTLRCDSGLVSLDDTTSEVSSKCGEPLSRDFLGYREVLDEYGFYNEVAVEEWSYGPRNGMYQFLRFQGNRLIKIDSKRGN is encoded by the coding sequence ATGAAAGCCCTGATCAGCGCCCTGCTATTACTTGTGCCTTTCTGTGCACAGGCCTCATCGACCCTACGTTGCGACAGCGGGTTGGTCAGCCTCGACGACACCACCAGCGAAGTCAGCAGCAAATGCGGCGAACCCCTGAGTCGTGATTTTCTCGGCTACCGCGAAGTGCTGGATGAATACGGTTTTTACAATGAGGTCGCAGTCGAAGAGTGGTCATACGGGCCACGCAACGGCATGTACCAATTTCTGCGCTTTCAAGGCAATCGACTGATCAAGATCGACAGTAAACGCGGCAACTAG
- a CDS encoding DUF2845 domain-containing protein encodes MRALVTTLVLACTGISSLAQAETLRCGSQLVSLDDRRFEVLQKCGEPAFRDLVGYSLGPNERREYQIEEWVYGPDNGMLSILTFEGTRLRAIERRRSR; translated from the coding sequence ATGCGTGCTCTTGTCACAACCCTGGTCCTTGCCTGCACAGGTATCTCGTCGCTGGCCCAGGCCGAAACGCTGCGCTGCGGCAGCCAACTGGTAAGCCTGGATGACCGGCGCTTCGAGGTACTGCAGAAATGCGGCGAACCAGCCTTCCGCGATTTGGTCGGTTACTCGCTCGGTCCAAACGAGCGGCGCGAATACCAGATCGAGGAATGGGTCTACGGCCCCGATAACGGCATGCTCAGTATTCTCACCTTCGAAGGCACGCGCCTGCGCGCCATCGAACGCCGTCGTAGCCGCTAA